In Paenibacillus sp. FSL R7-0345, a single window of DNA contains:
- a CDS encoding ATP-binding protein has product MNAEDYERYMDTLNREGKQQGIYIADIFGEHFDIMLEMSKDLNLTAQNIMFRIIEDQVDDSENRLHFNGRLMECNWVRFTGFARGYLSNKNEVIDSLHEQKIAVMGQMAAGMAHEIRNPLASIKGFAQLVNNRLKEPEIKAAELRTYLDITIKEIDNLNKLVTDFLVLSRKGESVKESGEIFNVIEVIHRVNNIVNQLILSDNIILNVDCSAEQVLTLGSASQLEQVFLNIFKNSIDAFTAFSGRIDVTITTRAETNEIILIFADNGAGIPKDRLNRIFDPFFTTKQKGTGIGLSICKQLIEMYGGTIRVDSEVQVGTSVTVTLPWVCDAVCVGDGI; this is encoded by the coding sequence ATGAATGCTGAAGATTATGAGAGATATATGGATACGCTGAACCGGGAGGGTAAACAGCAGGGGATATACATTGCAGACATATTTGGTGAACACTTTGATATTATGCTGGAGATGAGCAAGGATCTGAATCTGACAGCCCAGAACATTATGTTCCGGATTATCGAGGACCAGGTAGATGATTCAGAGAACAGGCTGCATTTCAACGGACGTCTGATGGAATGCAACTGGGTCCGGTTTACCGGCTTCGCCCGAGGTTATTTATCAAATAAAAATGAGGTAATTGACAGCCTGCATGAACAAAAGATTGCCGTAATGGGTCAGATGGCAGCCGGAATGGCGCATGAAATTCGTAACCCGCTCGCTTCTATTAAAGGCTTCGCCCAGCTTGTGAACAACCGGCTGAAGGAGCCGGAGATTAAGGCGGCAGAATTGCGTACTTACCTGGATATCACGATTAAAGAGATAGATAACCTTAACAAGCTGGTTACAGATTTTCTGGTTCTCTCCCGTAAGGGGGAAAGCGTGAAGGAAAGCGGCGAAATTTTCAACGTGATCGAGGTTATCCATAGAGTGAATAATATCGTGAACCAGCTTATCCTTAGTGATAATATTATTCTAAATGTGGATTGTTCTGCAGAGCAGGTACTGACACTGGGAAGCGCTTCTCAGCTGGAACAGGTCTTTCTGAATATTTTTAAGAACAGCATCGATGCTTTCACAGCTTTCAGTGGCAGAATTGATGTTACCATTACGACCCGGGCGGAGACAAACGAAATTATTCTGATTTTTGCCGATAATGGTGCGGGGATTCCGAAGGATAGGCTAAACCGGATTTTTGATCCTTTCTTTACCACAAAGCAGAAGGGAACGGGTATCGGATTGTCGATCTGCAAACAGCTGATAGAAATGTACGGAGGGACGATCCGGGTAGATTCCGAGGTTCAGGTGGGAACCAGCGTTACGGTCACTCTGCCTTGGGTATGCGATGCGGTGTGTGTAGGCGATGGGATTTAG
- a CDS encoding alpha-L-arabinofuranosidase C-terminal domain-containing protein, with product MDNQTKLKVYAQKAEAPLGDLFGIFFEDLNHAADGGLYAELVQNRSFEFDPIDHPTYHSLTAWEKVEWGGGRAELRVESESPFHPKNPHYAVIEIAEPGDGVGLSNVGFNTGIPVKDGGNYLFSVYARRSDSFDTPVRVLIEDSNGAVCASAELNVGSTQWQKYEAVLTAGCTDNACRLVILTGGQGRLELDLVSLFPEQTYLGRRNGLREDIAVLLADMKPKFMRFPGGCLVHDGSLNPDDRNSMYRWKNTIGELAERPARRNNWQYNQTLGLGYYEYFQFCEDIGAKAIPVLPGGYDPHHKRIVPIDELGPWIQDALDLIEFATGDASTEWGGIRSSLGHPEPFGLEYIAIGNEEVGEPFFERYPYFHKAIKEQYPDIQVINSSGPFAAGGEYERGWASAREHGSDLVDEHYYQSPEWFLANMDRYDKFKADEPKVFLGEYASWGNTYYNALVEAAFMTRLEHNAHAVGLACYAPMLCNVDYVNWKPDMIWFNNHEVFGTPNYYVQKLFMNHHGDRLLQIAAENLPEKPQAAEEPVSGKIVLAAEKSAASYRNITLTNNLTGEQKVIADPVELDDTESTVSKEEGQRSFLLEDTDWSDYTLKLTARKTGGVRAFLIFFGMQDGKNRLNWELGGWQNQDSTLSAVVNGRSSCLTQSLFTVENDTDYELELHISGRRITASINGVVINSAEDRQPDIQPLYYTASLEDATGDVIVKAVNVLDTPLTVAVELQELDAVSYQAEVHELSGIELDAENSFEEPLKISPSSRTIAFEGSSFAYEFPGHSVTVFRIRKA from the coding sequence ATGGATAACCAGACCAAGCTGAAGGTGTATGCGCAAAAAGCGGAAGCGCCGCTGGGCGATTTGTTCGGCATTTTCTTTGAAGACCTCAATCATGCAGCCGACGGTGGATTGTATGCTGAGCTGGTTCAGAACCGCTCGTTTGAGTTTGACCCGATTGATCATCCAACTTACCATTCCCTGACTGCCTGGGAAAAGGTGGAGTGGGGCGGCGGGCGTGCGGAGCTGCGTGTAGAGAGCGAATCCCCGTTCCATCCCAAAAACCCGCATTATGCGGTAATTGAAATCGCTGAGCCGGGAGACGGTGTAGGCTTGTCCAATGTCGGCTTCAATACAGGTATTCCGGTTAAGGACGGCGGGAATTACCTGTTCTCAGTGTATGCGCGGCGCAGTGACAGCTTTGACACTCCGGTACGTGTCCTGATCGAAGACAGCAATGGAGCGGTATGTGCTTCAGCGGAGCTGAACGTCGGGTCAACGCAGTGGCAGAAATACGAAGCGGTGCTTACCGCCGGCTGCACCGACAATGCCTGCAGGCTGGTCATTCTGACCGGCGGGCAAGGCAGACTGGAGCTTGATCTGGTATCCCTGTTCCCTGAGCAGACTTATCTCGGCCGCCGCAACGGGCTGCGCGAGGATATTGCTGTGCTGCTGGCTGATATGAAGCCGAAATTTATGCGCTTTCCCGGCGGCTGTCTCGTGCATGACGGGTCTCTGAACCCGGATGACCGGAATTCCATGTACCGCTGGAAGAATACCATCGGTGAGCTTGCCGAACGTCCGGCGAGACGGAATAACTGGCAGTACAATCAGACACTGGGCCTCGGCTACTATGAATATTTCCAGTTCTGCGAAGACATCGGGGCCAAGGCGATTCCCGTATTGCCCGGCGGATATGATCCGCACCACAAGCGGATCGTGCCTATCGACGAGCTGGGACCGTGGATTCAGGATGCGCTTGATCTGATTGAATTCGCTACCGGTGATGCTTCGACAGAGTGGGGCGGAATCCGCAGCTCGCTCGGCCATCCCGAGCCGTTCGGGCTGGAATATATTGCGATCGGCAACGAGGAGGTTGGCGAGCCGTTTTTTGAACGGTATCCGTATTTCCATAAGGCGATCAAGGAGCAGTATCCTGATATCCAAGTCATTAACAGCAGCGGCCCGTTTGCTGCCGGCGGCGAATACGAGCGGGGCTGGGCCTCGGCAAGGGAACACGGCTCGGACCTGGTAGACGAGCATTACTACCAGTCGCCGGAATGGTTCCTGGCTAATATGGACCGCTACGACAAGTTCAAGGCTGATGAGCCTAAGGTGTTTCTGGGTGAATACGCTTCCTGGGGCAATACCTACTACAACGCCCTAGTGGAAGCTGCATTCATGACCCGTCTGGAGCATAATGCCCATGCAGTCGGTCTGGCCTGCTATGCGCCGATGCTGTGCAATGTCGACTATGTGAACTGGAAGCCGGATATGATCTGGTTCAATAACCATGAGGTGTTCGGTACGCCGAACTATTATGTACAGAAGCTGTTTATGAACCATCACGGAGACCGGCTGCTGCAGATTGCTGCCGAGAATCTCCCGGAGAAGCCGCAGGCTGCAGAAGAGCCGGTGAGCGGAAAGATTGTGCTGGCTGCTGAGAAGTCGGCTGCCTCTTACCGCAACATTACACTCACGAACAACCTTACAGGTGAGCAGAAGGTGATCGCAGACCCTGTGGAACTTGACGATACAGAAAGCACTGTCAGCAAGGAAGAAGGACAGCGTTCCTTCCTGCTGGAGGATACGGACTGGAGTGACTATACGCTCAAATTAACGGCCCGCAAAACAGGCGGCGTCCGTGCCTTCCTGATCTTCTTCGGGATGCAGGACGGAAAAAACCGGCTGAATTGGGAGCTTGGCGGCTGGCAGAACCAGGACAGCACGCTTAGTGCGGTCGTTAACGGACGGAGCTCCTGCCTGACTCAGAGCCTGTTCACTGTAGAGAATGATACCGATTATGAGCTGGAGCTGCATATTTCCGGCCGCCGGATTACGGCGTCGATTAACGGTGTTGTAATCAACTCGGCGGAGGACCGTCAGCCGGACATTCAGCCGCTGTATTATACAGCAAGCCTGGAGGATGCAACCGGAGATGTGATCGTCAAAGCGGTAAATGTTCTGGATACACCGCTTACTGTTGCAGTAGAGCTGCAGGAGCTGGACGCTGTGTCGTATCAGGCTGAAGTACACGAGCTGTCGGGCATTGAGCTGGATGCCGAGAACAGCTTTGAAGAGCCGCTGAAGATAAGCCCGTCCAGCCGGACTATTGCTTTTGAGGGCAGCAGCTTTGCTTATGAATTCCCGGGACATTCCGTAACTGTATTCAGAATCCGCAAGGCTTAG
- a CDS encoding family 43 glycosylhydrolase: protein MSESQSPYSGYLLVHFIGEQPDGEQVYFSYSENGLHWKDLNGGLPVLCSELGEKGARDPFIVRSPKEGKFYLIATDLRIASGKGWSAAVEEGSRDIIVWESPDLVNWSEPWPVTVGVEGAGCVWAPEAIYDEAADEFLVFWASATQEQHEDARKHKIYSARTKDFRSFTPAEKYIERDNHIIDTTIIEAGGKYYRYSKDETTKNIRVEEGASLDKDAFSYVNAPVLEDIMGVEGPEIFKLNGRDEWCLIVDRYAEGKGYLPLLTSDLSSGQFRVLEDGEFDLGRTKKRHGGVLPITFEESSLLLQAFGDGHQVLPGQFADPDLAKFGGKYYLYPTTDGFTGWSGTQFHVFSSDDLQLWKDEGVILDLATDDVPWAVSSAWAPCIATKDGRYYYYFCGKKPDGDSAIGVAVADTPIGPFTAQPEPLITLEQISRLGLVMGQAIDPSVYVEEDGKIYLLFGNSHAAIVELGEDMVSVVEDTMRNLEGLHDFREAVTVLKRDGLYHFTWSCDDTGSEEYHVNYGTAEQLYGPVNFLYTVLNNNKDKDMLGTAHHSIMLDPDTGQYWIAYHRFVTPLTRFSDYKGIHRETCIAPLSFGEDGRMQPVKL, encoded by the coding sequence TTGTCAGAATCACAATCACCCTATTCAGGTTATCTGTTAGTCCACTTTATCGGGGAGCAGCCTGACGGCGAACAGGTCTACTTCTCTTACAGCGAGAACGGCCTGCACTGGAAGGATCTGAACGGCGGCTTGCCGGTTCTGTGCTCAGAGCTGGGGGAAAAGGGCGCCAGAGATCCCTTTATCGTCCGTTCGCCGAAGGAAGGCAAATTCTATCTGATCGCCACCGATCTGCGCATTGCCAGCGGCAAGGGCTGGAGTGCGGCCGTAGAGGAAGGAAGCCGTGATATTATCGTCTGGGAATCACCCGATCTGGTGAACTGGTCAGAGCCTTGGCCGGTTACTGTCGGGGTAGAAGGAGCCGGCTGTGTCTGGGCTCCAGAAGCTATATACGATGAGGCTGCAGACGAATTTCTTGTATTCTGGGCTTCGGCTACACAGGAGCAGCATGAAGACGCCCGGAAGCACAAAATCTACAGCGCACGCACGAAGGATTTCCGCAGCTTTACACCAGCAGAGAAATACATTGAGCGCGACAATCATATTATTGATACGACGATTATTGAGGCCGGCGGCAAATATTACCGTTATTCCAAAGATGAGACAACGAAGAATATCCGGGTGGAGGAAGGCGCGTCGCTGGACAAGGATGCCTTCAGCTATGTAAATGCTCCGGTTCTGGAAGACATTATGGGCGTGGAAGGCCCGGAAATCTTCAAGCTGAACGGCCGTGATGAGTGGTGCCTGATTGTAGACCGCTATGCGGAGGGAAAAGGCTATCTGCCGCTCCTGACCTCAGACCTCAGCAGCGGACAGTTCCGGGTGCTTGAGGACGGCGAGTTCGACCTTGGCAGAACTAAAAAGCGTCACGGCGGCGTGCTGCCGATCACCTTTGAAGAATCCAGCCTGCTGCTGCAGGCATTCGGGGACGGCCACCAGGTGCTGCCCGGACAATTCGCTGATCCGGATCTGGCCAAGTTCGGCGGTAAGTACTACCTGTATCCGACAACAGACGGCTTCACGGGCTGGTCGGGAACGCAGTTCCATGTCTTCTCATCAGATGATCTGCAGCTGTGGAAGGACGAAGGTGTCATTCTTGATCTGGCGACCGATGATGTGCCGTGGGCAGTCAGCAGCGCCTGGGCTCCGTGCATCGCGACCAAGGACGGCCGCTACTACTACTATTTCTGCGGCAAAAAGCCGGACGGGGACAGCGCCATCGGCGTGGCCGTTGCCGATACGCCAATAGGTCCGTTCACCGCGCAGCCGGAGCCGCTGATTACACTGGAGCAGATCAGCCGCCTCGGGCTGGTAATGGGACAGGCGATTGACCCGTCCGTCTATGTCGAGGAAGACGGGAAGATTTATCTGCTGTTCGGAAACAGTCATGCCGCGATCGTTGAACTGGGTGAGGATATGGTTTCGGTGGTTGAAGACACCATGCGGAATCTGGAAGGGCTGCACGACTTCCGGGAAGCAGTCACCGTACTCAAACGGGACGGACTGTATCACTTCACCTGGTCCTGCGATGATACCGGCAGCGAGGAATACCATGTGAACTACGGAACGGCAGAGCAGCTGTACGGGCCGGTTAACTTCCTGTATACCGTACTCAACAATAATAAAGACAAGGATATGCTCGGTACCGCCCATCATTCCATCATGCTGGACCCGGATACCGGACAGTATTGGATTGCTTATCACCGGTTCGTTACACCGCTGACCCGGTTCAGCGACTATAAAGGCATTCACCGTGAAACCTGCATCGCTCCGTTAAGCTTTGGTGAGGACGGTCGGATGCAGCCGGTGAAGCTGTAG
- a CDS encoding family 43 glycosylhydrolase: MKETITNPLVLQRADPCIYRHSDGYYYFTASVPEYDRIELRRARTLGELACSEPVVIWIKHVTGIMSGYVWAPEIHYIGGKWYVYFSAGSDDAPFAQRLYVLENGSDNPLEGSWEEKGRIYTAWDTFSLDATTFEHEGAQYLVWAQEDPSVQGNSSLFISKMANPWTLEGGQTVLTRPEYDWEIIGYRVNEGAAVLKKNGKIFLTYSASATNHNYCMGMLTAAADSDLLDAGSWTKAAVPVFTSSEETGQYGPGHNSFTVSADGSQELIVYHARNYKEITGDPLFDPNRHTRVQPVEWDKQGQPVFGLPVPDGKELLL; this comes from the coding sequence ATGAAAGAAACCATTACCAATCCATTAGTCCTGCAGCGGGCAGATCCCTGTATTTACCGCCACAGCGACGGCTATTATTATTTTACTGCTTCGGTTCCCGAGTACGACCGGATTGAGCTGCGGAGAGCGCGGACGCTCGGGGAGCTTGCCTGCAGCGAGCCGGTTGTCATCTGGATCAAGCATGTCACCGGCATTATGAGCGGTTATGTATGGGCGCCGGAGATTCATTACATCGGCGGTAAATGGTATGTCTATTTCTCCGCAGGCAGTGATGATGCGCCTTTTGCACAGCGTCTTTATGTACTGGAGAACGGATCAGACAATCCGCTGGAGGGAAGCTGGGAAGAGAAGGGGCGGATTTATACTGCCTGGGATACCTTCTCGCTAGATGCTACAACCTTTGAGCATGAAGGGGCACAGTATCTGGTATGGGCCCAGGAGGACCCTTCGGTCCAGGGCAATTCCAGCCTGTTCATCTCGAAGATGGCCAACCCGTGGACGCTGGAAGGCGGACAGACGGTACTTACCCGTCCGGAATATGACTGGGAAATCATCGGCTACCGGGTCAATGAGGGAGCAGCGGTTCTCAAAAAGAACGGGAAAATCTTCTTAACGTATTCAGCCAGTGCCACCAACCATAATTACTGTATGGGGATGCTCACGGCAGCAGCTGACAGTGATCTGCTGGACGCCGGCTCGTGGACCAAAGCTGCGGTTCCTGTCTTTACATCAAGCGAGGAGACAGGCCAGTATGGACCGGGGCATAACAGCTTCACGGTATCGGCTGACGGCTCGCAGGAGCTGATTGTCTATCATGCGAGAAATTATAAAGAAATCACGGGTGATCCGTTGTTTGATCCAAATCGCCATACCCGCGTACAGCCGGTAGAGTGGGATAAGCAGGGTCAGCCGGTATTCGGACTGCCGGTGCCTGACGGTAAAGAACTGCTGCTCTAA
- a CDS encoding M14 family metallopeptidase — MTKKFLSLLIALTLTLSGIIPSAYAGAVVTEVQPQAQTTTVPADTEASATVSEEVYQASMTDARTMPVTLTLPEGVTADQLTWTFGKTADTMKPLTEWKKWNNDRNVRAYTGDPFVKVSYEPAAASTVTALVYFDMPFGVNLSTTGIRAEYVNLAGVYNLTAKTPSGDVLVEKQVDLNPYDSYHTYDEIKPAIDRITTEENKYNRYVEYQQIGTSTQGRAIHFSIVAKDKASVDQYLNETLPLMNNDPEKLQEMIKSGQLKDYKVPIWLNNIHADEANGVDVIIKFLETLMTEQIVNYDTTDDKGNVVPVTLNIDKALDNVIFLLDYVENPDGRALNTRATSTLLDPNRDNSYQTQPETQAVTAQIAKWTPLSFLDMHGFVSGFLIEPCTPPHDPNIEYDLVIENMLEQANAMGNAGIANTKYDEYHIPYLEAEGLAKKDPKYTNKYGNATGWDDASPAYTAVYAMHQGALGHTIEVPELNEDSLDAFYYAALAATNYVQDNKEELFLNQLEIFKRGINNEDHKEVDPYLVNANYESIGRERETEDTNFFPEYYVLPVANELQKNALETYKMVQYLLRNGVKVEQTTTPVTVDGTTYPAGTYVVNMHQIKRGYANLVLYDGLDVSDFDAMYSDTVQNFADMRGFDRYISRSVGAFTGKTTQVSNIVIPTTNLDQYPFSQNYVIRNSNNDAIKAVNELLTNKKAVTLLENGGAGYEKGSFLVSRSNLRTVASKYLLDIVPFYATGDKTGKLLKTANVAIAGAPSYILADLGFKVTTDTVAADVLVNSGTNLIASGKPFIGYGRPMLTSIKSLNILPGLNYANPVNKSNGTAAHEGLFKATISQDSLITAPYAESEYLYTVSAAYITSVPAGAEILAKYGNGDDFFKAGWWPNSDAAKDQVLALDYQTDSIHVTLFANDLLNKYHPQNQFRLLANAIYASAPAATEADGMDPGVLESEPVSPGSGAPAATATPAPTATPAPTATPQPTATPAPAGNFTDLGKVTWAASAIEELSAKGIINGVGNGSFAPLKEVTRAEFITMIVRAFALPLENASASFSDVAATNWAYSYVAAGVANGLVNGVGNGKFEPNRSITREEMAIIAANALTKFKDKSVTNADAALAGFKDKASIASYGKDAVALLTQEGIVKGMTADTFAPKGIANRAQAAVIISNIINLQ; from the coding sequence ATGACTAAGAAATTTTTATCCTTATTAATCGCGTTAACCCTTACATTATCCGGTATCATTCCATCCGCTTATGCCGGGGCAGTAGTTACCGAAGTACAGCCTCAGGCACAGACAACAACAGTCCCTGCGGATACCGAAGCTTCGGCCACCGTATCGGAAGAAGTCTACCAGGCTTCGATGACGGATGCCAGAACCATGCCGGTTACGCTGACCCTGCCTGAAGGTGTTACAGCAGATCAGCTTACCTGGACATTCGGCAAAACCGCGGATACAATGAAGCCGCTGACTGAATGGAAGAAATGGAACAATGACCGAAATGTTAGAGCTTATACGGGAGATCCTTTTGTAAAAGTATCCTATGAGCCTGCCGCTGCTTCTACGGTGACCGCTCTGGTATACTTCGATATGCCTTTTGGTGTCAACCTGTCCACCACCGGCATCCGTGCAGAGTATGTGAATCTTGCCGGGGTATACAACCTGACTGCAAAAACACCTTCCGGTGACGTGCTTGTAGAGAAGCAAGTGGACCTGAACCCGTATGATTCCTATCATACATATGATGAAATCAAACCGGCGATTGATAGAATCACTACTGAAGAAAACAAATACAACCGTTATGTGGAGTACCAGCAGATCGGAACGTCCACACAGGGACGGGCGATCCACTTCTCCATTGTCGCCAAAGACAAAGCGTCCGTAGACCAATATCTGAACGAAACGCTGCCGCTGATGAACAACGATCCTGAGAAATTGCAGGAAATGATCAAGAGCGGTCAGCTTAAGGATTATAAAGTGCCAATCTGGCTGAACAACATCCATGCTGATGAAGCCAATGGCGTAGACGTTATTATTAAGTTCCTGGAAACACTGATGACAGAGCAAATCGTCAACTATGATACAACAGATGATAAAGGCAATGTAGTTCCGGTAACCCTTAACATCGATAAGGCGCTAGACAATGTGATTTTCCTGCTGGATTATGTAGAAAATCCGGACGGCCGTGCGCTTAATACACGTGCGACTTCTACCCTGCTTGACCCGAACCGTGACAACTCTTACCAGACACAACCTGAAACTCAGGCTGTTACTGCACAGATTGCCAAGTGGACTCCGCTGAGCTTCCTGGATATGCACGGCTTCGTGAGCGGCTTCCTGATTGAGCCTTGTACGCCGCCGCATGATCCGAATATCGAATATGACCTGGTCATAGAGAATATGCTTGAACAAGCTAATGCGATGGGTAATGCAGGTATCGCCAATACCAAGTACGACGAGTATCACATCCCTTATCTGGAAGCCGAAGGATTAGCAAAAAAAGATCCGAAGTATACAAATAAATACGGCAATGCAACCGGATGGGACGATGCTTCCCCGGCATACACTGCTGTCTATGCCATGCACCAGGGTGCACTTGGACATACCATTGAAGTGCCAGAGCTGAATGAGGATTCCCTGGATGCCTTCTACTATGCAGCACTGGCAGCTACCAATTATGTACAGGACAACAAAGAAGAGCTGTTCCTGAACCAGCTTGAAATCTTCAAACGCGGTATTAACAATGAAGACCACAAAGAAGTTGATCCGTATCTGGTTAATGCTAACTACGAGTCCATCGGCCGTGAGCGTGAAACCGAAGACACCAACTTCTTCCCTGAATATTATGTGCTTCCTGTAGCTAACGAGCTGCAGAAGAACGCGCTGGAAACGTACAAAATGGTGCAATACCTGCTCCGTAACGGTGTAAAAGTTGAACAGACAACTACGCCGGTAACTGTAGACGGCACCACTTATCCTGCAGGAACCTATGTCGTGAACATGCATCAGATCAAACGCGGCTATGCCAACCTTGTCCTGTATGATGGACTGGATGTATCCGACTTCGATGCCATGTATTCCGATACCGTGCAGAACTTCGCAGATATGCGCGGATTCGACCGTTACATCAGCCGCAGCGTTGGTGCCTTCACTGGTAAAACCACGCAAGTCAGCAATATCGTAATTCCGACGACGAACCTGGATCAGTATCCGTTCTCGCAAAATTACGTGATCCGCAACAGCAACAACGACGCGATCAAAGCGGTTAACGAATTGCTTACGAACAAAAAGGCCGTAACCCTGCTTGAAAACGGCGGTGCCGGCTATGAAAAGGGCAGCTTCCTGGTTTCCAGATCTAACCTGCGGACCGTAGCTTCCAAATATCTGCTGGATATCGTACCGTTCTACGCAACTGGGGATAAAACGGGTAAACTGCTGAAAACGGCTAATGTAGCGATTGCCGGAGCACCTTCTTACATCCTGGCAGACCTCGGATTTAAAGTGACTACCGACACAGTTGCAGCAGATGTACTGGTTAACTCCGGTACTAACCTGATCGCCAGCGGCAAGCCGTTTATCGGCTACGGACGTCCTATGCTGACCAGCATTAAATCTCTGAATATCCTGCCTGGTCTGAATTATGCTAATCCAGTCAACAAATCGAATGGAACTGCTGCACATGAAGGCTTGTTCAAAGCAACCATTTCACAGGACAGCCTGATTACCGCTCCATATGCAGAAAGTGAATACCTGTACACTGTATCTGCCGCTTATATTACTTCCGTTCCGGCAGGCGCAGAAATCCTGGCGAAATACGGAAACGGTGATGACTTCTTTAAAGCCGGCTGGTGGCCGAACAGCGATGCTGCCAAAGATCAGGTACTGGCTCTGGATTACCAGACAGACAGTATCCATGTAACCCTGTTCGCCAACGATCTGCTTAATAAGTATCATCCGCAGAACCAATTTAGACTACTGGCTAATGCAATCTACGCTTCCGCTCCAGCAGCTACAGAAGCTGACGGCATGGACCCTGGCGTATTGGAATCCGAACCGGTTAGTCCGGGTTCAGGTGCACCGGCTGCAACTGCAACACCTGCGCCAACCGCAACACCTGCACCAACTGCAACACCGCAGCCGACAGCTACACCAGCTCCGGCAGGCAACTTCACCGATCTCGGTAAAGTAACCTGGGCTGCATCTGCTATCGAAGAATTAAGTGCTAAAGGCATTATCAACGGCGTAGGCAACGGCAGCTTCGCACCGCTCAAGGAAGTTACCCGTGCTGAATTCATCACGATGATTGTCCGTGCATTCGCTCTTCCGCTGGAAAACGCTTCGGCCAGCTTCAGTGATGTTGCAGCTACAAACTGGGCATACAGCTATGTGGCTGCGGGTGTAGCGAATGGTCTGGTTAACGGTGTAGGCAACGGCAAGTTCGAGCCTAACCGCTCTATCACCCGTGAAGAGATGGCAATCATCGCTGCCAATGCTTTGACCAAATTCAAAGACAAATCGGTTACCAATGCCGATGCCGCCCTTGCAGGCTTCAAAGATAAAGCAAGCATTGCTTCTTACGGTAAAGACGCTGTAGCGCTGCTTACCCAGGAAGGCATTGTGAAAGGCATGACTGCCGACACCTTTGCGCCAAAAGGCATTGCCAACCGTGCTCAGGCTGCTGTCATCATCAGCAATATTATCAACCTGCAATAG